A single window of Synechococcus sp. C9 DNA harbors:
- the grxC gene encoding glutaredoxin 3 — translation MNVEIYTWRTCPFCIRAKALLNRKGVPFTEYAIDGDETARTKMAERAGGRRSVPQIFINGQHIGGCDDLYNLERSGELERLLQA, via the coding sequence ATGAACGTGGAAATTTACACCTGGCGCACCTGCCCCTTTTGCATCCGGGCAAAGGCACTGCTGAACCGCAAGGGTGTGCCCTTTACGGAATACGCCATTGACGGGGACGAGACAGCCCGCACTAAGATGGCGGAACGGGCGGGGGGGCGGCGGTCGGTGCCCCAAATTTTCATCAACGGTCAGCATATTGGCGGCTGTGATGACCTGTACAATTTAGAACGATCTGGCGAATTGGAACGGCTCTTGCAGGCATGA
- a CDS encoding ferritin-like domain-containing protein translates to MTVAYPRKFGAWNARAILHQVVQQREIHLITLNRYRFSEQRSCKDLTNLVEQLDGQPPELIRDLSRHISDEARHAMWLTDLLCDLGAPVGKPPGTSYIEQFETLLDSETYTPGSDEFLIASLAAINVTEKRGCEYFSAHIYALKQAPQTEENVAIRETIERIFPEEAAHVRWGNRWLAHLARKSPRHEQLVNQAKQRYSAIEQAAFESGMDITLGAELRRVERLVAIARTLPVWERPGYLMERLPSALLAPDLQRSRIDIMQRAWQRDPQKFIERFIPLFLNPNPPAPEQVKR, encoded by the coding sequence ATGACCGTCGCCTACCCCCGTAAGTTTGGAGCCTGGAATGCCCGTGCCATTTTGCACCAAGTGGTACAACAGCGGGAAATTCACCTGATCACCCTCAACCGCTATCGGTTCAGCGAGCAACGCAGTTGTAAAGATTTAACCAACCTCGTGGAACAACTCGACGGTCAACCCCCGGAACTGATCCGGGACCTGTCCCGCCACATCAGCGATGAAGCCCGCCATGCCATGTGGTTGACGGATTTGCTCTGCGACTTGGGCGCACCCGTGGGCAAACCGCCGGGCACCAGTTACATTGAACAGTTTGAAACCCTTTTGGACAGCGAAACCTACACCCCCGGCAGTGATGAATTTTTGATTGCTTCCCTGGCGGCAATTAATGTCACCGAAAAGCGGGGTTGCGAGTATTTTTCCGCCCATATCTACGCATTGAAACAGGCTCCCCAAACTGAAGAAAATGTGGCAATTCGGGAGACGATTGAACGGATTTTCCCCGAAGAAGCCGCCCATGTGCGCTGGGGCAACCGCTGGCTGGCGCATCTCGCCCGCAAAAGCCCCCGGCATGAACAACTGGTGAATCAAGCCAAGCAACGGTACAGTGCCATCGAGCAAGCCGCCTTTGAATCCGGCATGGACATTACCCTGGGAGCGGAACTGCGGCGGGTGGAACGGTTGGTGGCGATTGCCCGCACCCTGCCCGTGTGGGAACGCCCCGGCTATCTGATGGAGCGGCTCCCGTCAGCCCTACTGGCGCCCGATTTGCAACGCTCCCGGATTGACATCATGCAACGGGCGTGGCAGAGAGACCCGCAGAAATTTATCGAGCGGTTTATCCCCCTGTTTCTCAACCCCAATCCGCCTGCCCCGGAACAGGTGAAGCGATGA
- the ftsH4 gene encoding ATP-dependent zinc metalloprotease FtsH4, with amino-acid sequence MAIKKSPQLPGPRAIGNILFLVGLGFLVLNLFLPGLLGPQIPQVPYSLFIHQVDEGEVARASVGQNQIRYQLRPEFGGQVLATTPIFDLGLPQRLEDHGVEFAAVPPPRNGWFGSLLSWVLPPLIFVAIWQFFLNRGGGGPQGALSISKSRAKVYVEGETGKVTFADVAGCDEAKAELVEIVDFLKSPERYIKIGAKIPKGVLLVGPPGTGKTLLAKAVAGEAKVPFFSISGSEFVELFVGVGSARVRDLFEQAKKQAPCIIFIDELDAIGKSRSSSGFYGGNDEREQTLNQLLTEMDGFQASGATVIVLAATNRPETLDPALLRPGRFDRQVLVDRPDLIGREAILKIHAAKVKLAPEVDLHKIAARTPGFAGADLANLVNEAALLAARNQRTEVTMADFAEAVERVVAGLEKKSRVLNENEKRIVAYHEVGHALVGTLMPGSGKVEKISIIPRGMAALGYTLQLPTEDRFLQSEEELRGQIATLLGGRSAEEIVFGQVTTGASNDLQRATDLAERMVTTFGMSKVLGPLAYQQAQPNMFLGNPMEMRRAVSEETAQAIDREVKEIVEQAHQQALDILRHNRELLETIAQEILETEVIEGEKLHHWLSQVQAPPSLSHTPTPVPA; translated from the coding sequence ATGGCGATAAAAAAATCTCCCCAGCTTCCTGGCCCCCGTGCCATTGGCAACATTCTGTTTCTGGTCGGACTGGGCTTTCTGGTGTTGAATTTGTTTTTACCGGGGTTGTTGGGGCCCCAGATTCCCCAGGTGCCCTACAGCCTGTTTATCCATCAGGTGGATGAGGGGGAGGTGGCGCGGGCTTCCGTCGGTCAAAATCAAATTCGTTACCAACTGCGCCCGGAGTTTGGGGGACAGGTGTTGGCGACCACGCCCATTTTTGATTTGGGTTTGCCCCAGCGGTTGGAGGATCACGGGGTGGAGTTTGCCGCCGTGCCGCCCCCCCGCAATGGTTGGTTTGGCAGTTTGTTGAGTTGGGTTTTGCCCCCCTTGATTTTCGTCGCCATTTGGCAGTTTTTCCTCAATCGGGGTGGGGGTGGCCCCCAGGGTGCCCTCTCCATCAGCAAGAGCCGTGCCAAGGTCTATGTGGAGGGGGAAACGGGCAAAGTCACCTTTGCGGACGTGGCGGGTTGTGACGAGGCGAAGGCGGAACTGGTGGAAATTGTGGATTTCCTGAAAAGCCCGGAACGCTACATCAAAATCGGTGCCAAAATCCCCAAGGGGGTACTGCTGGTCGGGCCGCCGGGGACGGGGAAAACCCTGCTGGCCAAGGCGGTGGCAGGGGAGGCGAAAGTCCCGTTTTTCAGCATCTCCGGTTCCGAGTTTGTGGAATTGTTTGTGGGGGTCGGTTCGGCTCGGGTGCGGGATTTATTTGAGCAGGCGAAAAAGCAAGCCCCCTGCATTATCTTTATTGACGAATTGGATGCGATTGGCAAATCCCGGAGCAGTAGCGGCTTCTACGGCGGTAATGACGAGCGGGAGCAAACCCTGAACCAGTTGTTGACGGAGATGGATGGGTTCCAGGCTTCCGGGGCGACGGTGATTGTGTTGGCCGCCACCAACCGTCCCGAAACCCTTGACCCGGCTTTACTGCGGCCCGGGCGGTTTGACCGGCAGGTGTTGGTGGACCGTCCCGATTTGATTGGCCGGGAAGCCATCCTCAAAATCCATGCGGCCAAGGTGAAACTTGCTCCCGAGGTGGATTTGCACAAAATTGCCGCCCGTACCCCAGGGTTTGCCGGAGCGGATTTGGCGAACTTGGTGAATGAAGCGGCTCTCTTGGCGGCCCGCAATCAGCGTACCGAAGTGACCATGGCCGATTTTGCCGAAGCGGTGGAGCGGGTGGTGGCCGGTTTGGAGAAGAAAAGCCGGGTCTTGAATGAGAATGAAAAACGCATCGTCGCCTACCATGAGGTGGGTCATGCCCTAGTGGGTACCCTGATGCCGGGTTCGGGGAAGGTGGAGAAAATTTCTATCATCCCCCGGGGGATGGCCGCCCTGGGCTACACCCTGCAACTGCCGACGGAGGATCGGTTTTTGCAGAGTGAGGAGGAACTGCGGGGGCAGATTGCTACCCTGTTGGGGGGCCGCTCCGCCGAGGAAATTGTGTTTGGGCAAGTGACCACCGGTGCCAGCAACGACCTGCAGAGGGCGACGGATTTGGCGGAACGGATGGTGACCACCTTTGGCATGAGCAAGGTGCTTGGTCCCCTGGCCTACCAACAGGCCCAACCCAATATGTTCCTGGGCAATCCGATGGAGATGCGGCGGGCGGTGAGTGAGGAAACAGCGCAGGCGATTGACCGGGAGGTGAAGGAGATTGTGGAACAGGCGCACCAGCAAGCCCTGGACATTCTGCGCCACAACCGGGAACTGCTGGAAACCATCGCCCAGGAAATTCTGGAAACGGAAGTGATTGAGGGGGAAAAATTGCACCACTGGCTCAGTCAAGTGCAGGCTCCCCCCAGTCTGTCCCATACCCCAACTCCGGTACCTGCCTAG
- a CDS encoding linear amide C-N hydrolase has translation MNIQPEFLANTLWVGLLVGVIWAGFWPPVAQACTRILWNNNQFAVVVGRTMDWPESTEPILTVFPRGMKRNGGLLGDTLVVLENPAQWTSKYGSLVTTVYGVGTADGLNEQGLGMHMLYLHTTDFGARDVSKPGVQAGLWGQYLLDHAATVAEAIALMDEIQPVMVELAGMKATVHLAIEDAQGDSAILEYVNGELTIHHGAEYRIMTNDPPYEEQLAFLKNWDFTNATRQTPLPGNVDPKDRFVRATYYQMMLPEPKTEREAIAGILAIARNVSVPFGAPNHIPGSLYNTEYRTAMDLTHRRYFFELSNSPNVVWIDLDQLNVNPGAPVLTLDPDNIELSGNVTTKFQPVAKAPF, from the coding sequence ATGAACATCCAGCCTGAATTTCTGGCAAATACCCTTTGGGTTGGACTTTTGGTAGGGGTCATCTGGGCAGGATTTTGGCCACCAGTAGCTCAAGCCTGTACCCGCATTTTATGGAACAACAACCAATTTGCTGTCGTGGTGGGGCGAACTATGGACTGGCCGGAATCCACAGAACCGATTTTGACGGTCTTTCCCCGGGGCATGAAACGCAACGGCGGGCTTTTGGGGGACACGCTCGTTGTACTTGAAAACCCGGCGCAATGGACATCCAAATATGGCAGTTTGGTGACAACGGTCTATGGTGTAGGCACGGCGGATGGCTTGAATGAGCAGGGCTTGGGAATGCATATGCTCTATCTGCACACTACGGATTTTGGGGCACGGGATGTCAGTAAACCAGGAGTCCAAGCGGGGCTGTGGGGACAGTATTTGCTGGATCATGCCGCCACAGTTGCGGAAGCGATTGCCTTGATGGATGAAATTCAGCCGGTCATGGTCGAATTGGCTGGCATGAAAGCAACGGTTCATTTAGCCATTGAGGATGCTCAGGGGGATTCAGCGATTTTGGAATATGTGAATGGCGAGTTAACCATCCATCACGGTGCTGAGTATCGGATTATGACCAACGACCCCCCCTATGAGGAACAGTTAGCCTTCCTCAAAAATTGGGATTTTACCAATGCCACCCGCCAAACTCCTCTCCCTGGCAATGTCGATCCAAAAGACCGTTTTGTCCGAGCCACCTATTACCAAATGATGTTGCCAGAACCCAAAACCGAGCGGGAAGCGATTGCCGGTATCCTGGCGATTGCCCGCAATGTTTCAGTCCCCTTTGGGGCGCCGAATCATATCCCCGGCTCTCTGTACAATACGGAATACCGCACCGCTATGGACCTCACCCATCGGCGTTACTTTTTTGAGTTAAGCAATAGCCCCAATGTGGTCTGGATTGATCTGGATCAACTCAATGTAAACCCTGGCGCACCGGTGTTAACCCTTGATCCAGATAATATAGAACTATCGGGCAACGTCACCACCAAATTTCAGCCCGTGGCAAAAGCCCCTTTCTAG
- the hisH gene encoding imidazole glycerol phosphate synthase subunit HisH, translating into MRLGIIDYDMGNLHSVAKALAHLGVQAEVIQEISDEYDGLILPGVGAFDPAMRQLQQRHLITPIRRWITQNKPFLGICLGLQLLFTASEEGQEPGLGIIPGVVRQIEPLPGYPIPHMGWNQLQFTQPACPLWRNLPPEAWVYFVHSYHGVPAAPEIIAATVSYGSHTLTAALAQGNCFATQFHPEKSGSVGLSILKNWLTVCRSGLAVM; encoded by the coding sequence ATGCGTCTGGGAATTATTGACTACGACATGGGCAATCTGCATTCTGTGGCCAAAGCCCTGGCTCATTTGGGGGTACAGGCAGAGGTGATTCAGGAAATTTCTGATGAATATGATGGGCTGATTCTCCCTGGGGTAGGGGCGTTTGACCCGGCCATGCGCCAACTCCAGCAACGCCATTTAATCACGCCAATTCGCAGATGGATTACCCAAAATAAACCATTTCTAGGTATATGTTTGGGCTTGCAATTATTATTTACCGCCAGTGAGGAGGGTCAGGAACCGGGCTTGGGCATTATCCCCGGCGTGGTGCGGCAAATAGAGCCATTACCGGGCTATCCCATCCCCCACATGGGTTGGAATCAACTGCAGTTCACGCAACCTGCCTGTCCCCTCTGGCGCAACTTGCCCCCGGAAGCCTGGGTGTATTTTGTCCATTCCTACCACGGGGTACCAGCGGCACCGGAAATCATTGCGGCTACGGTGTCCTACGGGTCACATACCCTGACGGCGGCGCTTGCCCAGGGCAATTGTTTCGCCACCCAGTTTCACCCGGAAAAGTCCGGGTCGGTGGGGCTGAGTATCTTAAAGAATTGGCTGACGGTGTGCCGGTCAGGGCTGGCGGTGATGTGA
- the malQ gene encoding 4-alpha-glucanotransferase, producing the protein MPWPRCSGILLHPTSLPGAWGIGDLGSGSRAWVDFLAQAEQRLWQILPLGPTGYGNSPYLSYSAMAGNPLLISLEPLQAQGFLPSDVPHPPLPAHRVDYDGVYQHKLPLLRQAWVEFQRDQTSMAALREFQTQQAHWLPDFSLFMALKDAHGGQPWYEWESGLAWRDGNALAQWRERVYPDQEFHSFLQYLFWEQWQALHAYAQERQVRIIGDLPIYVAHDSADVWAHPDLFALDRETGAVALMAGVPPDYFSATGQLWGNPVYDWEALAQTDFAWWVQRLRHLLQLVDIIRIDHFRGFESYWQVPQGEETAINGEWVTAPGEALFHTLRRELGELPILVEDLGVITPEVEALRDGLGLPGTKVLQFGFDENPDNPYLPCNFTQNCVVYTGTHDNTTTVAWYQNLDESAQHRVIRYLGYLSAQGIHWDLLRLGMASVARWCLVPLQDVLGLGAEGRMNAPGEGTGNWEWRYRAEALTPDLAEKLATLTRTYSRAHQKWPLPEKPENSHHRQP; encoded by the coding sequence ATGCCCTGGCCCCGTTGTAGTGGCATTTTACTGCATCCCACGTCTCTGCCGGGAGCTTGGGGGATTGGGGATTTAGGCTCTGGCAGTAGGGCTTGGGTGGATTTTTTGGCGCAGGCGGAACAGCGGCTCTGGCAGATTTTACCCCTGGGGCCGACGGGTTACGGCAATTCCCCTTACCTGTCCTACTCGGCGATGGCGGGTAATCCCCTGTTGATCAGCCTGGAACCTCTACAAGCCCAGGGGTTTTTGCCGTCGGATGTGCCCCATCCCCCCTTGCCCGCCCACCGGGTGGATTACGACGGGGTGTACCAGCATAAATTACCCCTGCTCCGTCAGGCTTGGGTTGAATTTCAGCGTGACCAGACCAGCATGGCGGCCCTGCGGGAATTTCAAACCCAACAGGCGCATTGGTTGCCGGACTTTAGTTTGTTTATGGCTTTGAAGGATGCCCACGGGGGTCAGCCCTGGTATGAATGGGAGTCAGGGTTGGCGTGGCGGGATGGAAATGCTTTAGCGCAATGGCGGGAGCGGGTGTACCCGGACCAGGAATTTCACAGCTTTTTGCAGTACCTGTTTTGGGAACAGTGGCAAGCCCTGCACGCCTATGCCCAGGAACGGCAGGTGCGGATCATTGGGGATTTGCCCATCTATGTTGCCCACGATAGTGCCGATGTTTGGGCGCATCCTGACCTGTTTGCCCTGGACCGGGAAACGGGGGCGGTGGCGTTGATGGCGGGGGTACCCCCGGATTACTTCAGTGCGACGGGGCAGTTGTGGGGCAACCCGGTGTATGACTGGGAAGCCTTGGCGCAGACGGATTTTGCCTGGTGGGTGCAACGACTGCGGCATCTATTGCAACTGGTGGACATCATCCGCATTGACCACTTCCGGGGCTTTGAGTCCTATTGGCAGGTGCCCCAGGGGGAGGAAACCGCCATCAATGGGGAATGGGTGACTGCGCCCGGAGAGGCGCTGTTTCACACCCTGCGCCGGGAATTGGGGGAATTGCCGATCCTTGTGGAGGATTTGGGGGTGATTACGCCGGAGGTGGAAGCCCTGCGGGATGGGTTGGGGCTACCGGGCACCAAGGTTCTGCAATTTGGGTTTGATGAGAACCCGGACAACCCCTACCTGCCCTGCAATTTCACCCAGAACTGCGTGGTCTATACCGGCACCCACGACAACACCACCACGGTCGCCTGGTACCAAAACCTGGATGAATCTGCCCAACATCGGGTGATCCGTTATCTGGGTTATCTGAGTGCCCAGGGCATCCACTGGGATTTACTGCGCCTAGGGATGGCTTCCGTGGCCCGCTGGTGCCTGGTGCCGCTCCAGGATGTGCTGGGGTTGGGGGCGGAGGGGCGGATGAATGCCCCCGGCGAAGGGACGGGCAATTGGGAATGGCGGTACCGGGCGGAGGCCTTAACCCCGGATTTGGCGGAAAAACTTGCCACCCTCACCCGCACCTATAGCCGGGCGCACCAAAAATGGCCGCTCCCAGAGAAACCTGAAAATTCACATCACCGCCAGCCCTGA
- a CDS encoding ferredoxin-thioredoxin reductase catalytic domain-containing protein, whose amino-acid sequence MTTTTTPTTSLETMRKFAETYAQRTDTYFCVDLGVTATVIQGLAKHKDELGAPLCPCRHYEDKEAEAKQGFWNCPCVPMRERKECHCMLFLTPEHDFAGTEQTIDPEFLANYT is encoded by the coding sequence ATGACCACGACCACCACCCCCACGACCAGTTTGGAAACCATGCGGAAATTCGCTGAAACCTATGCCCAGCGGACGGATACCTATTTTTGCGTGGATTTGGGGGTGACGGCGACTGTAATCCAGGGTCTCGCCAAACATAAGGACGAATTGGGTGCCCCCCTGTGCCCCTGCCGCCATTACGAAGATAAGGAAGCGGAAGCCAAGCAGGGTTTTTGGAACTGCCCCTGTGTCCCCATGCGGGAGCGCAAGGAATGTCACTGTATGCTCTTTCTCACCCCGGAACACGACTTCGCCGGGACGGAACAGACCATTGACCCAGAGTTCTTAGCGAATTACACTTAG
- a CDS encoding Uma2 family endonuclease, with product MVKTEVRTDSLEQPITRSGISWEQFIHIQQAFADLPGIRLTYCEGVLEIMLLGKVHEFICHFLNYLLITYFVHQRIRFFPSGAYSQILEGITEYQSDLSYSFDQDKDIPDLCIEVVITNSHMDKLRKYQLRGVPEVWFWQDGQIRVYSLVAGNYEMREKSGLLPDLDLVFLCACLQQDDPLQASLQFQTRISSN from the coding sequence ATGGTCAAAACTGAAGTCAGAACCGATAGTTTAGAACAACCCATCACCCGCAGTGGGATTAGTTGGGAGCAGTTTATCCATATCCAACAGGCGTTTGCTGATCTACCGGGGATTCGCCTGACCTATTGTGAGGGAGTGTTAGAAATTATGCTCCTGGGAAAAGTTCATGAATTTATTTGTCATTTCCTCAACTACTTGTTAATTACTTATTTTGTGCATCAACGCATCCGGTTTTTTCCCAGTGGTGCCTATTCCCAAATCCTTGAGGGTATTACGGAATACCAGTCCGACCTTTCCTACAGTTTTGATCAGGATAAAGACATCCCTGACCTCTGTATTGAGGTGGTGATTACCAATAGTCATATGGATAAATTACGCAAGTATCAACTGCGGGGGGTGCCGGAAGTATGGTTTTGGCAGGATGGTCAGATTAGGGTTTATTCCCTAGTAGCAGGTAACTATGAAATGCGGGAAAAAAGTGGCTTATTACCGGATTTAGATTTAGTTTTTTTATGTGCATGTCTGCAACAGGATGACCCACTTCAGGCATCACTGCAATTTCAAACCCGGATTAGTTCCAACTAA
- a CDS encoding Uma2 family endonuclease gives MAKTEVKAHILEQPITRSGISWEQFIHIQQAFADLPGIRLTYCEGVLEIMPLSKQHEFICHLLGILLGLYFIHQRIRFFPSGAYSQILEGVTEYQSDLSYSFDQDKDIPDLCIEVVITNSRMDKLRKYQLRGVPEVWFWQDGQIKVYSLVEGNYQLREKSGLLPDLDLVFLCACLQQDDPLQASLQFQTQISSN, from the coding sequence ATGGCAAAAACTGAAGTAAAAGCCCATATTTTAGAACAACCCATCACCCGCAGTGGGATTAGTTGGGAGCAGTTTATCCATATCCAACAGGCGTTTGCTGATCTACCGGGGATTCGCCTGACCTATTGTGAGGGAGTGTTAGAAATTATGCCTCTGAGCAAACAGCACGAATTTATTTGCCATTTGCTGGGAATTTTATTGGGGCTTTATTTTATTCATCAACGCATCCGGTTTTTCCCCAGTGGTGCTTATTCGCAAATCCTTGAGGGTGTCACGGAATACCAGTCCGATCTTTCCTACAGTTTTGATCAGGATAAAGACATCCCTGACCTCTGTATTGAGGTGGTGATTACCAATAGTCGTATGGATAAATTACGCAAGTATCAACTGCGGGGGGTGCCGGAAGTATGGTTTTGGCAGGATGGTCAGATTAAAGTTTATTCCTTAGTAGAAGGCAACTATCAATTACGAGAAAAAAGTGGCTTATTACCCGATTTAGACTTGGTTTTTTTGTGTGCATGTCTGCAACAGGATGACCCACTTCAGGCATCACTGCAATTTCAAACTCAAATTAGCTCAAATTAG